The DNA sequence AGAAACACCAAGGGGCCATTGACAACCCACTCCCAGTTCTCTAAGCACTGTTTTTTCGGCAATTACTTCCTGTGACGATTTGAAATGATTCAACTTTTCCAAATCTTCTCGTACTTTACTGTCACTTCTTGCAACCACTGCCAGTGCACCCTGCCCTGCAGGAGGAGTAAAGTATTCTACAGGAAAAACCTGTTTAATAAACCTTGTAAGGCCAAGCCTGTTTATACCTGCTTCAGCCATTATAGTGGCATCATATTGCCTGTCGCTTACTTTCTTAATTCTTGTATCTATATTTCCTCTTATTGGTTTTATATTTAAGTTTTTTTTATGATAATTACAGAAAGCTTCCCTTCTAAGGCTGCTTGTCCCCATGGATGCTCCTTCTGGAAGTTCTTCCCACATGTATGATGATACGAGTACTTCATTAGGAGATTCCCTGAAAGGGACAGCTATTATCTTTAAATCATCTGCAAGCTCTGTTGGAAGGTCTTTTAGACTGTGAACTGCAAAATCAACCTCTTCATCTAAAACAGCTTTATCAAGTTCTTTTGTGAATATGCCTTTAACATCGATGGTGTAAAGCTGGGAATCGGTGATTTTATCTCCTGTAGTTTTTATTACTTTCAGATCAATTTTTTTATTTATTATTTTAGACAGCTGATCGATTATATTTTTCGTCTGAGTCATTGCTAAATTGCTTCCACGGGTACCTACTTTCAAAGAATCCTCTCCAGGTAGCTAAACACTGATTTTTCAGTCAAAACATCTATCTTTAAAAGATGTGTATATGTATTGGTTTTTTAGATTAAATGAGGCTGTCCCATAACCCAATATTTTTGAATGCCATATAAGGGCTTTTTACGTTCAGATTTTGAATTTTATGACAGCATCTAAATATTCATCTTCTGGAAATATCAGAAAAGTTGGATCTGTAAATTAAAAGAATCATTTTAGAATTCATTTTTATGGCCTCTGTAATAGCATTATTAAAGTCAGTATATTTATATTTTCGTTTTAGGAGTGTACTGATATTTTTACCAAGTTCATCAATTAATAGAAGTTTAATTTTTTCATCCATTGAATTTAAAAATTCTGCTGCAGCTTCTTCATCTATTTCTTCACATGTTACTCCGTATTTACCTCCAAAAATTACTGCAGGAGACCCTTTGTTTTCAATCATCTTTACTGATTTTTTAATTGCAGTTACATTGATTCCAGGATTTATTTCTTCTATGATCTTTATATCTTCATAATTTTTAATAGAAGTACGGCCTTCAACACCCTTAAAACGTTTTAATCCTTCTA is a window from the Methanobacterium sp. genome containing:
- the hemC gene encoding hydroxymethylbilane synthase — protein: MKVGTRGSNLAMTQTKNIIDQLSKIINKKIDLKVIKTTGDKITDSQLYTIDVKGIFTKELDKAVLDEEVDFAVHSLKDLPTELADDLKIIAVPFRESPNEVLVSSYMWEELPEGASMGTSSLRREAFCNYHKKNLNIKPIRGNIDTRIKKVSDRQYDATIMAEAGINRLGLTRFIKQVFPVEYFTPPAGQGALAVVARSDSKVREDLEKLNHFKSSQEVIAEKTVLRELGVGCQWPLGVSARAGKNELKLYSILLDKSGRVLSKAEVSGTINNAENVGMEAAKIMEDYL